A region of the Kaistia geumhonensis genome:
GCCCTCGCCGACTCCTATGATGTCGTGCTCTGCGACGTCTGGGGCGTCGTGCACAACGGCGTCACGTCCTTTCCCGAGGCGCGCGCGGCGCTGAGGGCTTATCGTCAGGGCGGCGGCACGGTGGTCCTGATCACCAATGCGCCGCGCACCAGCCATTTCATCGTCGAACAGCTTGGCGTGCTCGGCGTCGAGCGGGATGCCTTCGACGACATCGTGACCTCGGGCGACGTGACGCGCGCCCTGCTCGCCGAGCGCGGCCCGGTCCGCTTCCACCATATCGGCCTCGAGCGCGATCTGACGCTCTACGAGGGCCTCGCGCTCACCCGCGTCGCGCCGGACGAGGCCGAGGTCGTGAGCTGCACCGGCCTGCGCAACGACCTTGTCGAGACGCCGGCCGACTACGAGGCGGAACTCGCGGCGCTCGCCGCGCGCGACCTGCCCTTCGTCTGCGCCAATCCCGATATCGTGGTCGAGCGCGGCCACCAGCTCGTCTATTGCGCCGGCGCGCTGGCGGCCCGCTATGCGGAGCTTGGTGGCCAGACCTTCGTCGCCGGCAAGCCGCATGCGCCGATCTATGACGCGGCGCTCGAGCGCGCGGCGCGCATTCTCGGTCGCCCCGTCGCCCGCGAGCGCGTGCTCGCGATCGGCGACGGCGCGCCCACCGACCTCACCGGTGCCGTGCGTCAGAATCTCGACGTTCTCTTCGTGACCGGCGGCATCCATTCCGGCCATTTCGGCCCGGTCGACCAGCCCGATGCCGGCGCCGTGCATCGCTTCCTCGATACGGAAAAGCTCGGGGCCCGCGCGTTCATTCCGGGGCTGCGCTGGTGACGCGGCGCGGTATCCGCTTGACGCGCCGCACAAGGGCTTGCAGCTTCGGCGGCGGCCGGCGCTCCGCGCCGGACCATTCCCCGACAACGATTGCGGCTGACGCAGGATGCTGAAGGCAGCGCCCCTGATAGGGCTCGACGCGGTTCCGACGCCGATGAAGGGCGCGGTGCTGGCGATCGGCAATTTCGACGGCATGCATCGCGGCCATCACGAGCTGTTCGCCGCCGCCCGCCGCGAGGCCGACCGGCGCGGCTGCGCGGCCCTGCTCCTCACCTTCGAGCCTCACCCCCGATCCGTGCTGCGTCCGGGCGAGCCGGTGTTCCGCCTGACGCCGCTGCCTGCCAAGGCGCAGCTCGCGGCCGCGCTCGATCTCGACGGCGTCGTCGTCGCGCGATTCGACAAGGCCTTCGCGGCGATGAGCGCCGGCGATTTCGTCCGCCAGGTGCTGGTCGAGCGGCTGGCCGTTTCGGCCGTGATCGTCGGCCACGATTTCCAGTTCGGCCACGACCGGCTCGGTTCGCCGGAGTTCCTCGCCGCCGCAGGGCGCGAGCATGGCTTCGCCACGTCGATCGTCGATGCGGTGACCGACGCCGCGGGCGTTCCCTATTCGGCAAGCCGCATCCGCCGGTTGCTGCGCGAGGCCGACATCCGCATCGCCAATGCCGAGCTCGGCTATCGCTGGTTCGTCAACGGCGACGTGCAGCACGGCGACAAGCGCGGCCGGGAACTCGGCTATCCGACCGCCAATATCCGCCTCGAAGCCGATTGCGACCTCGCGCTCGGAATCTACGCCGTGACGCTGACCCGTGCCGACGGCACCATGCTGCCCGGCGTCGCCAGCTATGGCCGGCGGCCGACCTTCGACAACGGCGCGGTGCTGCTCGAGGTGCACATCTTCGACTTTGCCGGGGACCTCTATGGCGAGACGGTGCGCGTCGCGCTCCATGCCTTCCTTCGCGGCGAAGAGCGGTTCACCTCCATCGAGGCGCTGATCGAGCAGATGGACCGCGATTCGCTGGCGGCGCGGGCGATTCTCGGCTCCGATGGACCGGGCTCGCCCATCGATCTCCGCCTCGCCGGCGGGGCGCGCCTTGCCGGAGCCGAGGGGATCGCCTAGAAGGTCCCGAAGACTGGCGCCGGAATTTCGCCCGTTTCATAGGTCTATGGTTGCGGATCGTTCTGCGTCCCGCGACCGGATGCCGAGGAGTGAACCAGGTCCCCATGCCCGTATCCAGCTTCCAGCGATTCGCCGCCCTGCCCTCGCTCGGCCTTCTGGCAGGTCTGCTCGCAGCCTGCTCCGGAACCACTTACGGCACTGGCGTGTCTCCGGAAGAACAGACGATCACCGACATCATGGGCATCGCCAGCCTCGGCGCGTCCAAGCAGCAGCCGATCGACTATCGCCCGCGCGGCAACATCGCCGTGCCGCCGAATCCGAGCGTGCTGCCCGCGCCCGGCTCCGGCCCGACCATCGCCTCGGCTGAGGCCGATCCGAACTGGCCGAAGGATCCGGACCAGGAGGCGCGCGCCCGCCGGGCCGCCAAGGACGCCTCCTTCGGCAAGCCCTCGCCGAACTTCGTGCTGCCGGCCGGACAGACCTCGCTCGGCAACGCGCAGGCCATGGCCGCCGCGCAGGGCAACGATGCCCAGCGCCGCGCCGAAGGCAAGCAGGCCTGGGACGAGCTGCACAAGTCGAAGACCGGTTCGGTCGATGCCAACGGCAATCCCGTACGCAAATATCTGACGGAGCCTCCGGTCGCCTATCGCGAGCCGGATCCGAACGCGCCGATGTCGGATCCGCCCAAGAAGAAGATGAACCTCAATCTGAGCAAGCTCTGGCCGTGGTGACGGCCGGGGCCGGCCGGCGCCCGCGCCGTCGCGGCCTCGCCTGATCGGCCCGCAGGCTCGGCGCGGTCCGACCCTCCCCTTGCGATCAATCGGGCGATGCTCCGCGCGCCGTCCTCGCGACGGGGATCGCGTCGCCCTTGCTCGCCTCCGTAACCGTCACGGCGTGACCGCCCGCCCGGTATCCGTCATCTTCCGGTAACATTCCGGCAAGGTCGCCGACAGGGACGCCTCCCCATAGTCGCGCGACGACCATCCCCATTGGAGCGAGCCGATGCGCTTTGCCGCGATCCGCGACGTGACGCGGACCATCCTGAGACTGGCGACACCCTATTTCCGATCC
Encoded here:
- a CDS encoding TIGR01459 family HAD-type hydrolase, with translation MANLSSPPPVPGLSALADSYDVVLCDVWGVVHNGVTSFPEARAALRAYRQGGGTVVLITNAPRTSHFIVEQLGVLGVERDAFDDIVTSGDVTRALLAERGPVRFHHIGLERDLTLYEGLALTRVAPDEAEVVSCTGLRNDLVETPADYEAELAALAARDLPFVCANPDIVVERGHQLVYCAGALAARYAELGGQTFVAGKPHAPIYDAALERAARILGRPVARERVLAIGDGAPTDLTGAVRQNLDVLFVTGGIHSGHFGPVDQPDAGAVHRFLDTEKLGARAFIPGLRW
- a CDS encoding bifunctional riboflavin kinase/FAD synthetase; the protein is MLKAAPLIGLDAVPTPMKGAVLAIGNFDGMHRGHHELFAAARREADRRGCAALLLTFEPHPRSVLRPGEPVFRLTPLPAKAQLAAALDLDGVVVARFDKAFAAMSAGDFVRQVLVERLAVSAVIVGHDFQFGHDRLGSPEFLAAAGREHGFATSIVDAVTDAAGVPYSASRIRRLLREADIRIANAELGYRWFVNGDVQHGDKRGRELGYPTANIRLEADCDLALGIYAVTLTRADGTMLPGVASYGRRPTFDNGAVLLEVHIFDFAGDLYGETVRVALHAFLRGEERFTSIEALIEQMDRDSLAARAILGSDGPGSPIDLRLAGGARLAGAEGIA